In Amia ocellicauda isolate fAmiCal2 chromosome 7, fAmiCal2.hap1, whole genome shotgun sequence, one genomic interval encodes:
- the LOC136752568 gene encoding beta-1,3-galactosyltransferase 2-like: MDKKFCSVLLILLCGSALYYAIYNICSKSEKQSVVPILEFNYPLKYAYILNEPDKCRERTPILVLMIPVAPHNRPVRDAIRKTWGQENFLPGVEILRIFVLGLPSGDQATQIQVELERESQEHRDIIQKDFLDSYHNLTIKTMAIMDWLSSYCPRASYAMKIDTDLFLNVDYLVNKLLDPHAPHPKQDYIIGGILENTPVIRSKGHKWYMPKEVFPNDVYPIYVCGMGYIFSVDLASKVLYASRLAKPVFMEDVYVGLCLQQLGIRPVYPPKQGLFAYIFVPYSKCLFSQLITSIVYQPEDLLHIWEDFTQVGQACPDEMREVQSQRP; this comes from the coding sequence ATGGACAAGAAGTTTTGCAGTGTCCTGTTGATTCTGCTATGTGGTTCAGCACTCTACTACGCCATATACAATATCTGCAGTAAATCAGAGAAGCAGTCTGTGGTGCCCATTCTAGAGTTCAACTATCCACTCAAGTATGCCTACATCCTGAATGAGCCGGACAAGTGCAGAGAGAGAACCCCCATCCTGGTGCTCATGATCCCCGTGGCTCCACACAACCGCCCAGTCAGAGACGCCATCAGAAAGACCTGGGGCCAGGAGAACTTTCTCCCGGGGGTGGAAATTCTCCGTATCTTCGTACTGGGGCTGCCCTCTGGGGACCAAGCCACTCAGATCCAGGTGGAGCTGGAGAGGGAGAGCCAGGAGCACCGTGACATCATCCAGAAGGACTTCCTGGACAGCTACCACAACCTGACCATCAAGACCATGGCGATCATGGACTGGCTGTCCTCCTACTGCCCAAGGGCTTCCTATGCCATGAAGATCGACACAGACCTATTCCTCAATGTGGACTACCTGGTCAACAAGCTCCTGGACCCCCACGCCCCTCACCCCAAGCAGGACTACATCATTGGGGGGATACTGGAGAATACCCCAGTAATCAGAAGCAAAGGCCACAAGTGGTACATGCCAAAGGAGGTCTTTCCCAATGACGTTTACCCCATCTACGTCTGCGGGATGGGATACATCTTCTCTGTTGACCTGGCCTCCAAGGTGCTCTATGCATCTCGGTTAGCGAAACCAGTGTTCATGGAGGATGTCTACGTGGGGCTGTGTCTGCAGCAGCTGGGGATCAGGCCTGTATACCCTCCAAAGCAGGGCCTGTTCGCCTACATTTTTGTTCCATACTCAAAGTGTCTCTTCTCCCAGCTCATTACTTCTATTGTTTATCAACCAGAGGATCTACTGCACATCTGGGAGGACTTCACACAAGTTGGCCAAGCATGTCCAGATGAAATGAGAGAAGTACAGAGCCAAAGACCATAG
- the LOC136752570 gene encoding ras-related protein Rab-3C, with protein sequence MASANDSRQSQKDAADQNFDYMFKLLIIGNSSVGKTSFLFRYADDSFTSAFVSTVGIDFKVKTVYRNDKRVKLQIWDTAGQERYRTITTAYYRGAMGFLLMYDITNQDSFNAVQDWATQIKTYSWDNAQVILVGNKCDLEDDRIIPTEDGRRLADELGFQFFEASAKDNINVKQVFERLVDIICEKMNESMDNDPHLVSNHKSATLQESPPASQGGCGC encoded by the exons ATGGCGTCGGCGAATGATTCCCGGCAGTCCCAGAAGGACGCAGCCGACCAAAACTTCGACTACATGTTCAAGCTGCTGATCATCGGCAACAGCAGTGTGGGCAAGACCAGCTTCCTGTTCCGCTACGCCGACGACTCCTTCACCTCGGCCTTCGTCAGCACCGTGGGCATCGACTTCAAGGTCAAGACCGTCTACCGCAATGACAAGAGGGTCAAGCTGCAGATCTGG GACACCGCCGGACAGGAGAGGTACAGGACCATCACCACTGCCTACTACAGAGGAGCCATGGGCTTCCTGCTCATGTATGACATCACCAACCAGGACTCCTTCAACGCTGTGCAGGACTG GGCGACGCAGATAAAGACCTACTCGTGGGACAATGCCCAGGTCATCCTGGTCGGGAACAAGTGCGACCTGGAGGACGACCGCATCATCCCCACCGAGGACGGCCGCAGACTGGCGGACGAGCTGG GCTTCCAGTTCTTTGAGGCCAGCGCCAAGGACAACATCAACGTGAAGCAGGTGTTCGAGCGGCTGGTGGACATCATCTGCGAGAAGATGAATGAGAGCATGGACAACGACCCCCACCTCGTCAGCAACCACAAGAGTGCCACACTGCAGGAGAGCCCTCCCGCCAGCCAGGGCGGCTGCGGCTGCTAG